Within Gammaproteobacteria bacterium, the genomic segment ACCAGGGCAACACCGCGCGCCGTGGACAGGCGGCAGAAATGAACGTGTGCACCGGTTTCTTCCACCAGGGCCAGCAACTGGCCCAATGCCGCGGTTTCGGCTGCGGCGGGAATGGCCGGCAGGCCGAGCCGGGTGGCCACCGCGCCTTCGTGTGCGCAGCCGCCGTTGGCCAGCCACGGGTCGATCGGGTGAATGTGAACGGTCAGGTCCAGGCCGGTCGCGTATTCCAGGGCCCGGCGCAGCACCAGGGTATTGGTAATCGGTATGAGGCCGTTACTGACGCCGTTCAGTCCGGCTGCCTTGAGGGCGCCGAGTTCGCTGAGTTGTTCGCCGGCCAGGTCGCGGGTAATGCTGCCCAATGGCACCACGCGGGCGTTGCCCGACTGGCGGGCGAGGCGCTGGATCAGGTTGATCTCGGCGGGCGTATCGATCGGGGGATCGGTATCGGGTGGGCAGCACAGGGTGGTGATGCCGCCGCTGGCCGCGGCCAGGGTTTCGCTGCTGATCGTGCCCTTGTGTTCCTGCCCGGGCTCGCGCAGGCGGGCGGCCAGATCGACCAGTCCCGGGAACACCCAGAGGCCCTGCGCATCGATGGTTTCTTCCGCCTCGAAGCCGGCGGGCGGCGTATCGATTGCGATGATGCGCCCCTCGTCGATAAAGAGGTCGCCGGTTCGGTCGAGTTTGGTTGACGGATCGAGCAGGCGGCCCTGACGGATATGCATTCTCATGCGGAGGCCTCCGTCACGCGGGCACCCATACACATGGACATGACGGCCATGCGGACGGCGATGCCGTAGGTTACCTGGCTCAGAATGACCGACTGGGGTCCGTCCGCGACCTGGGAGTCGATCTCCACGCCGCGGTTGGCCGGGCCGGGGTGCATGACGATGGCGTCGGGCTGGGCGCGGCGCAGCCGCTCCGGCGTCAGGCCGTAGCGCTGGAAGTATTCGTGTTCGCTGGGCAGGAAGGCACCGGCCATGCGCTCCTTCTGCAGCCTGAGCATGATGACCACATCCACGCCCTCAAGGCCGGCATGAATGTCATGGAAGATGTGGACGCCGAGGTTTTCGCCGTCGGCCGGGAGCAGGGTGCGTGGACCGATGACGCGTATCTCTCCCGTGTTGAGTAGGTTCAGGGCGTGGATCTGTGAGCGGGCGACCCGTGAATGCAGCACATCACCGACGATGGCGACCTTGAGTTTGGTGAAATCCTTTTTGTGGCGGCGGATGGTGAACATGTCCAGCAACGCCTGGGTGGGATGGGCATGGCTGCCGTCGCCGGCGTTGAGCACGCTGACGTGCGGGGCGGCATGGCGGGCGATGAAGTGCGCGGCTCCGCTCTGGGCGTGACGCACGATGAACATGTCCGTGTCCATGGCCTCAAGGTTGTGCAGCGTGTCGAGCAGGCTTTCACCCTTGGTGGTGGCGGAGGTGCTGATGTTGAGGTTGAGCACGTCGGCGGAAAGCCGCTTGGCCGCCAGTTCGAAGGTGGTGCGGGTGCGCGTGCTGGGCTCGAAAAACAGATTCATGACCGTTTTGCCGCGCAGCAAGGGAAGCTTCTTGACCCCCTGGTCGTGCATGGCGGCGAAGGATTCGGCGGTATCGAGGATCTCGTTGACGAGGTTGCGGCTCAGTCCTTCGATGGTGAGCAGGTGGCGCAGCCGCCCTTCTTCGGTGAGTTGCATTCGGTTTGCGAGGGGGCCTGGCTGGGGTGGTTTGCGGCTCATGCAGGTTCGCCGATGGTCACGATATTGAAGGTCAGCGGGTCCGGGCCTTCCAGTTCCACGCGTTCGTCGCTGGACAGGCTGAGTTGGCGGCCGACGACCTGTGCCTCGATGGGGAGTTCGCGGCCCTCGTTGCGGCTGATCAGCACCGCCAGGGTGACGGAGGCGGGACGCCCGAAGTCGAAGATCTCGTTCAATGCGGCGCGGATGGTGCGGCCGGTGTAAAGCACGTCGTCCACCAGGATGAGGTGCCGATCCTCCACCCCGAACGGAAGATGGGAGGGCGAGACGCGCGGGTGCATCCCGATTCTGGAAAAGTCGTCCCGGTAGAAACTGATATTCAGTTCGCCCAGCGGCGTGTCGAGGCCGAGGCGCTCGTGCAGCGCCTGTGCGATCCATACCCCGCCCCGCTGGATACCGATCATGGCCGCATCCCGGATGCGGTCGCCGAATTGGTCGCGCAGGTCCTGCGCCATCGCATCGAGCAGCGGATTCAGGTCTTCACTCATGGTTGATCGGCCATCCAGGTTTCGAGGATCAGCGCGGCGGAGAGTGTATCAATTTCTTCGCGCGCAATGCGTCGCTTTCTGCCGGCGCGGCGTGCGGCGGTCAGGTCGGCTTCGGCCTCGGCGGAGGTGAGCGTCTCGTTGACCGTGTATACGGGCAGCCCGAAACGGCGTTCCAGCTCGGCGCAAAAGGCGTGGATCTCTTTGTGCAGCGGGTGGCGGCCGCCGTGTGTCCGTTCCGGCAGGCCGACGACCAGGGCGTTCGGGTGCCATTCCCTGACTAGCTGCTCAATGGCCTCCCAATCGGGTTTGCCGGCGGAGCTGGTCAGGGTGGTGAGCGGTGTGGCGCTGCCGGTGAGCGGTTGACCGACCGCGACCCCGGTGCGCCGCCGTCCATAGTCGAAGCCCAGCAGGATGCCCTGGGATCTTGCCGCCTCAGGCATGTCCTGCGTCACCGGACAACAGGCTGAGGTCGACGCCGAGTTTGGTCGCTGCGGCCTGCCAGCGGTGTTGTGGAGGAAGATCGAACAGGATGTGAGGGTCCGCCGGGCAGGTGAGCCAGGCGTTGGAGGCGAGTTCGTGTTCGAGTTGGCCGGCGGCCCAGCCGGCATAACCGAGTGCGATCAGCGTATGACTGGGGCCTTCGCCCGCCGCCAGCGCCTGCAGAATATCGGCCGAGGTGGTCAGGGCGAGGTTTTCGGTGATCTGCAGGGTGGATTCCCAGTTGCCTGTCGGCTGGTGCAGTACGAAGCCCCGTTCGGGCTGGACGGGGCCGCCGGAATAAACCGGTAGACCGCGCACGGCGTCGTCCTCGCAAGGCAGATCGAGCTGTTCGCAAAGATCGCCGAGCTGCATGTCCAGCGGGTGATTGATGACCAGCCCCAGGGCGCCCTGTTCGCTATGTTCGCAGATGAACGAAACGCTGCGGACAAAGTTCGGGTCCGCCAGGCTGGGCATGGCGATGAGGAATTGGTTGCTCAGGGATGTCAGGTCGCCCATGTGCGGAGTTTAGCAGTCCGGATCAGCGCTAATGGGTGATGAGCTGGTTGTCGCTCTGGAATATCCAGGTGCGGGTGATCATCAGCTGGTCGTAGTTTTTGCGCAGCGCCGGCGGGAACGGCGGGAACGGCGAGGCCAGCTTGACGATACGCTTGGCGGCGTCATCCAGCACCCGGTGATCCGATGACGAGGCGATGGTGGCCTTGAGCACGCGTCCCTGGCTGTCGACCAGGACATTGAGAATGAGCTTGCCGTTGAGATGTCGCCGGACGGCCTCGTCCGGGTAATTGAGATTGCCGACGCGTTCGACCTTGCGCACCCAGGTGGCGAGATATTCCGCGGTGGCCACGCTCTTGGCGCTGACGGAATCGACGTACTTGATGCGCGGCCGCTTGGCGTAGTCCTCTTCGTCCTTGCGGATTTCGGAGGAAAGATGCGCGATCTGCAGGCTGCGGCGTATCAGTTCGGAGGCCGTGGGGGCGATTTCCTGAACCGGGCTCAGGGTTTCGGTGCGCTGCGCCACCTCCCGTTT encodes:
- a CDS encoding dihydroorotase, coding for MRMHIRQGRLLDPSTKLDRTGDLFIDEGRIIAIDTPPAGFEAEETIDAQGLWVFPGLVDLAARLREPGQEHKGTISSETLAAASGGITTLCCPPDTDPPIDTPAEINLIQRLARQSGNARVVPLGSITRDLAGEQLSELGALKAAGLNGVSNGLIPITNTLVLRRALEYATGLDLTVHIHPIDPWLANGGCAHEGAVATRLGLPAIPAAAETAALGQLLALVEETGAHVHFCRLSTARGVALVARAQAEGLPVSADVAAHQLFLTEMDLADFNSLCHVIPPLRTQRDLEALRQGVADGVLGAICSDHQPHEADAKLAPFPATAPGMSALETLLPLTLRLAEEGALDLHTALQRVTAGPAGILGIQAGRLDVGMSADLVIYDPQADWTLDREQMHSRGHNTPFQGWSFTGRVRHTLFGGRSVYTTPE
- a CDS encoding aspartate carbamoyltransferase catalytic subunit gives rise to the protein MSRKPPQPGPLANRMQLTEEGRLRHLLTIEGLSRNLVNEILDTAESFAAMHDQGVKKLPLLRGKTVMNLFFEPSTRTRTTFELAAKRLSADVLNLNISTSATTKGESLLDTLHNLEAMDTDMFIVRHAQSGAAHFIARHAAPHVSVLNAGDGSHAHPTQALLDMFTIRRHKKDFTKLKVAIVGDVLHSRVARSQIHALNLLNTGEIRVIGPRTLLPADGENLGVHIFHDIHAGLEGVDVVIMLRLQKERMAGAFLPSEHEYFQRYGLTPERLRRAQPDAIVMHPGPANRGVEIDSQVADGPQSVILSQVTYGIAVRMAVMSMCMGARVTEASA
- the pyrR gene encoding bifunctional pyr operon transcriptional regulator/uracil phosphoribosyltransferase PyrR, translating into MSEDLNPLLDAMAQDLRDQFGDRIRDAAMIGIQRGGVWIAQALHERLGLDTPLGELNISFYRDDFSRIGMHPRVSPSHLPFGVEDRHLILVDDVLYTGRTIRAALNEIFDFGRPASVTLAVLISRNEGRELPIEAQVVGRQLSLSSDERVELEGPDPLTFNIVTIGEPA
- the ruvX gene encoding Holliday junction resolvase RuvX, with translation MPEAARSQGILLGFDYGRRRTGVAVGQPLTGSATPLTTLTSSAGKPDWEAIEQLVREWHPNALVVGLPERTHGGRHPLHKEIHAFCAELERRFGLPVYTVNETLTSAEAEADLTAARRAGRKRRIAREEIDTLSAALILETWMADQP
- a CDS encoding YqgE/AlgH family protein; this encodes MGDLTSLSNQFLIAMPSLADPNFVRSVSFICEHSEQGALGLVINHPLDMQLGDLCEQLDLPCEDDAVRGLPVYSGGPVQPERGFVLHQPTGNWESTLQITENLALTTSADILQALAAGEGPSHTLIALGYAGWAAGQLEHELASNAWLTCPADPHILFDLPPQHRWQAAATKLGVDLSLLSGDAGHA
- a CDS encoding energy transducer TonB, with protein sequence MTAASLAPEIRPADRLGLALFFAAVLHGILILGVAFDMAPKFRANAAPTLNVILVQTRSEQRPKDAKYIAQVDQQASGRSDRDGRPSSPVTGIMPNTGRGDAPISLQASAPSHSGKRETRTLQSPNAKREVAQRTETLSPVQEIAPTASELIRRSLQIAHLSSEIRKDEEDYAKRPRIKYVDSVSAKSVATAEYLATWVRKVERVGNLNYPDEAVRRHLNGKLILNVLVDSQGRVLKATIASSSDHRVLDDAAKRIVKLASPFPPFPPALRKNYDQLMITRTWIFQSDNQLITH